The following are encoded in a window of Dioscorea cayenensis subsp. rotundata cultivar TDr96_F1 chromosome 16, TDr96_F1_v2_PseudoChromosome.rev07_lg8_w22 25.fasta, whole genome shotgun sequence genomic DNA:
- the LOC120278638 gene encoding putative invertase inhibitor, whose product MKHSTTTMISATLLSLLLLFLTAHLASAQANIQDTCKSAAAANPVINYDFCVSTFLRNPKSGSVDTRGLASIAALTSVNQAYNVKDNINNLLGNSPDPPTKSGLDQCMSLYTSMLNTLAQAVDAINGMQDDNAKGLLNTAIGAAQNCEAAFGQAGTASPLTQGNNDSVELSSMALAILDLAN is encoded by the coding sequence ATGAAGCACTCCACCACCACCATGATCTCAGCCACACTCCTTTcacttctcctcctcttcctcacCGCCCATCTCGCCAGCGCCCAAGCCAACATCCAAGACACATGCAAATCAGCAGCGGCAGCCAACCCAGTCATCAACTATGACTTCTGCGTCTCCACCTTCCTACGCAACCCAAAGAGCGGCTCCGTCGACACCCGCGGCCTTGCCAGCATCGCCGCCCTCACCTCCGTCAACCAAGCCTACAACGTCAAGGACAACATCAACAACCTTCTCGGCAACTCACCGGACCCGCCGACCAAGTCCGGTTTGGACCAGTGCATGAGTTTGTACACGTCCATGCTGAACACGTTGGCTCAGGCTGTGGACGCCATTAATGGTATGCAAGATGATAATGCAAAAGGGTTGTTGAATACGGCGATAGGGGCGGCCCAGAACTGCGAGGCGGCGTTTGGCCAGGCCGGAACGGCGTCGCCGTTGACACAAGGGAATAATGACTCCGTTGAGCTTTCTTCCATGGCTCTTGCCATCCTTGACCTCGCTAATTAg
- the LOC120279564 gene encoding phosphatidylinositol glycan anchor biosynthesis class U protein-like isoform X1 — protein MALTRRRYWAMAVGSVILRLLFICFSEDLNLGFRPEVATPVTSLRRLAEGYWLKNSSMSPYSGSMYHGSPLLLPVLGPLTVNRVKGLPAHLFCSLIFVIVDFVTAMLIRATGQKLMSTYHRSLQLLNLSCVQETAGHTHVGDLASLIFLWNPFTIITCAGSSTSPIDNLMIVLSIYGACSGLSSLASFGWVVSTHLSLYPAILVIPVILLLGYGPDAPPSKLFFLKKSNESGGSCPKDKTCSEQKSKEESHIRNFCWRPVLFFILWSLIWSSYILFLSFISLKEFGGLSEMVKKTHGFILNVEDLSPNIGVFWYFFAEVFEFFRSFFLIVFHINILFMLVPLVIRLRHRPCFLAFVYIAIMSMLKSYPSVGDSALYLGLLGLFANELAEMRFSFFLLCGYVGISLLSPVMHNLWIWRGTGNANFYFATGIAYASLQTVLIVECVSTILKHDRMLRNKLTT, from the exons ATGGCATTGACTCGGCGGCGCTACTGGGCCATGGCAGTCGGCTCGGTGATCCTTAGGCTCCTCTTCATTTGTTTCTCCGAGGATCTCAACCTTGGATTTCGCCCTGAGGTCGCCACTCCTGTTACTAGCCTTCGACGCT TGGCGGAGGGTTACTGGCTCAAAAACTCGTCCATGTCCCCGTACTCTG GATCTATGTACCATGGTTCTCCTTTGCTATTACCAGTTCTTGGGCCATTAACTGTTAACAG AGTCAAAGGGCTGCCTGCACACCTTTTTTGCAG TTTGATTTTTGTCATTGTAGATTTTGTAACTGCAATGCTTATCCGTGCAACTGGTCAGAAACTCATGTCAACGTACCATCGAAGTCTGCAACTGCTGAATCTTTCTTGTGTACAAGAAACAGCGG GACACACACATGTTGGAGATTTAGCCTCTCTCATTTTTCTCTGGAATCCCTTTACAATAATCACTTGTGCTGGGTCATCCACTTCTCCAATTGACAATTTGATGATTGTGTTGTCTATATATGGTGCCTGTTCAG GTCTATCCTCCTTGGCTTCTTTTGGGTGGGTTGTTTCCACACATCTATCTCTGTACCCAGCAATCCTTGTTATACCT GTCATCCTTCTCCTAGGATATGGTCCAGATGCTCCTCCTTCGAAGttgtttttccttaaaaaatctAATGAAAGTGGTGGCAGTTGTCCAAAGGATAAGACATGCAGTGAACAAAAAAGTAAAGAGGAAAGCCATATTCGCAATTTCTGTTGGAGGCCTGTTTTGTTCTTCATACTGTGGTCTTTGATCTGGTCATCTTACATACTGTTCTTGAGCTTCATTTCCCTCAAGGAATTTGGTGGCTTATCAGAAATGGTTAAAAA GACCCATGGATTTATTCTCAATGTGGAAGATCTCTCACCAAACATTGGTGTGTTTTG GTACTTCTTTGCAGAAGTCTTTGAATTTTTCAGATCCTTCTTTCTTATTGTGTTCCACATAAACATCCTATTTATGCTGGTACCACTGGTCATTCGCCTGAGACACCGGCCATGTTTTCTTGCCTTTGTGTATATAGCCATTATGTCAATGCTAAAATCATATCCTTCG GTTGGAGATTCAGCTCTTTACTTAGGTCTTCTTGGCCTTTTTGCCAATGAACTAGCAG AAATGCGCTTTTCTTTCTTCCTATTGTGTGGTTATGTTGGAATATCCCTCCTAAGCCCTGTTATGCACAACCTTTGGATTTGGAGG GGGACAGGCAATGCCAATTTCTATTTTGCCACCGGCATAGCCTATGCTTCCTTACAG ACTGTCTTGATCGTAGAATGTGTAAGCACCATATTGAAGCATGATAGGATGTTGAGGAACAAGTTGACAACCTGA
- the LOC120279564 gene encoding phosphatidylinositol glycan anchor biosynthesis class U protein-like isoform X2, with protein sequence MSPYSGSMYHGSPLLLPVLGPLTVNRVKGLPAHLFCSLIFVIVDFVTAMLIRATGQKLMSTYHRSLQLLNLSCVQETAGHTHVGDLASLIFLWNPFTIITCAGSSTSPIDNLMIVLSIYGACSGLSSLASFGWVVSTHLSLYPAILVIPVILLLGYGPDAPPSKLFFLKKSNESGGSCPKDKTCSEQKSKEESHIRNFCWRPVLFFILWSLIWSSYILFLSFISLKEFGGLSEMVKKTHGFILNVEDLSPNIGVFWYFFAEVFEFFRSFFLIVFHINILFMLVPLVIRLRHRPCFLAFVYIAIMSMLKSYPSVGDSALYLGLLGLFANELAEMRFSFFLLCGYVGISLLSPVMHNLWIWRGTGNANFYFATGIAYASLQTVLIVECVSTILKHDRMLRNKLTT encoded by the exons ATGTCCCCGTACTCTG GATCTATGTACCATGGTTCTCCTTTGCTATTACCAGTTCTTGGGCCATTAACTGTTAACAG AGTCAAAGGGCTGCCTGCACACCTTTTTTGCAG TTTGATTTTTGTCATTGTAGATTTTGTAACTGCAATGCTTATCCGTGCAACTGGTCAGAAACTCATGTCAACGTACCATCGAAGTCTGCAACTGCTGAATCTTTCTTGTGTACAAGAAACAGCGG GACACACACATGTTGGAGATTTAGCCTCTCTCATTTTTCTCTGGAATCCCTTTACAATAATCACTTGTGCTGGGTCATCCACTTCTCCAATTGACAATTTGATGATTGTGTTGTCTATATATGGTGCCTGTTCAG GTCTATCCTCCTTGGCTTCTTTTGGGTGGGTTGTTTCCACACATCTATCTCTGTACCCAGCAATCCTTGTTATACCT GTCATCCTTCTCCTAGGATATGGTCCAGATGCTCCTCCTTCGAAGttgtttttccttaaaaaatctAATGAAAGTGGTGGCAGTTGTCCAAAGGATAAGACATGCAGTGAACAAAAAAGTAAAGAGGAAAGCCATATTCGCAATTTCTGTTGGAGGCCTGTTTTGTTCTTCATACTGTGGTCTTTGATCTGGTCATCTTACATACTGTTCTTGAGCTTCATTTCCCTCAAGGAATTTGGTGGCTTATCAGAAATGGTTAAAAA GACCCATGGATTTATTCTCAATGTGGAAGATCTCTCACCAAACATTGGTGTGTTTTG GTACTTCTTTGCAGAAGTCTTTGAATTTTTCAGATCCTTCTTTCTTATTGTGTTCCACATAAACATCCTATTTATGCTGGTACCACTGGTCATTCGCCTGAGACACCGGCCATGTTTTCTTGCCTTTGTGTATATAGCCATTATGTCAATGCTAAAATCATATCCTTCG GTTGGAGATTCAGCTCTTTACTTAGGTCTTCTTGGCCTTTTTGCCAATGAACTAGCAG AAATGCGCTTTTCTTTCTTCCTATTGTGTGGTTATGTTGGAATATCCCTCCTAAGCCCTGTTATGCACAACCTTTGGATTTGGAGG GGGACAGGCAATGCCAATTTCTATTTTGCCACCGGCATAGCCTATGCTTCCTTACAG ACTGTCTTGATCGTAGAATGTGTAAGCACCATATTGAAGCATGATAGGATGTTGAGGAACAAGTTGACAACCTGA
- the LOC120278943 gene encoding LOW QUALITY PROTEIN: E3 ubiquitin-protein ligase ATL4-like (The sequence of the model RefSeq protein was modified relative to this genomic sequence to represent the inferred CDS: deleted 1 base in 1 codon), translating to MACSRKRRRRRRRRSKEPKMRTARDSIPSPPPPTIPSDELVASAPPPPSSSSSSSFAYSPSLLIIAAILAFVIAASASIHLLLRLLSRPATAGASTASPSPPLIPLRTTSTSSSSSSTSSSAPDPTPSTNRDPKTLIQSLPLFTLASSMASIPKSSPDCAVCLSPFRPDDELRLLPACHHAFHAACIDAWLPSTPSCPLCRAAVVVVPPPPPSDPQRPPSFRIEIGSVSRRRGGSSLDSSDPSAPPHARSYSIGSSFEYLVDEEVEAVVARVRRTKESSGASEGPAAPGEEVAGEAGGTGRGWLRDYVDRLTSSASSSFSSLRFSSRRFDGSGAGAGARRESWDLDAGDDGSYYYSSFYKWLVGATS from the exons ATGGCATGCTCTCGAAAgagacgacgacgacgacgacgacgaagCAAAGAACCCAAAATGCGCACTGCCCGTGACTCCATTCCTTCTCCCCCGCCGCCGACGATCCCGTCCGACGAGCTCGTAGCCAGCGCTCCACCACCGCCATCCtcttcatcatcctcctccttcgCCTACAGCCCAAGCTTGCTCATCATCGCCGCGATCCTCGCCTTCGTCATCGCCGCCTCCGCCTCTATCCACCTTCTCCTCCGTCTTCTCTCCCGTCCGGCTACCGCCGGCGCTTCCACCGCCTCTCCATCCCCTCCTCTCATCCCACTTCGCaccacctccacctcctcctcctcctcttccaccTCCTCCTCCGCACCAGACCCAACCCCATCAACGAATCGAGatcccaaaaccctaatccaatctcTCCCTCTCTTCACCCTCGCATCATCCATGGCCTCCATT CCCAAATCATCGCCGGACTGCGCCGTATGCCTCTCTCCATTCCGCCCCGACGACGAGCTCCGCCTCCTTCCGGCGTGTCACCACGCCTTCCACGCCGCCTGCATCGATGCCTGGCTTCCATCCACCCCATCTTGCCCTCTTTGCCGAGCCGCCGTCGTCGTCGTCCCACCTCCCCCTCCTTCCGATCCCCAACGACCCCCGAGCTTCCGGATCGAGATCGGCAGCGTGAGTCGCCGGCGAGGAGGATCCTCTCTCGACTCCTCCGACCCTTCCGCTCCTCCTCACGCGAGATCCTACTCCATCGGCTCCTCCTTCGAGTACCTCGTCGACGAGGAAGTGGAGGCAGTGGTGGCTCGAGTTCGTCGGACCAAGGAGTCGTCCGGCGCCAGCGAAGGTCCGGCGGCGCCAGGGGAGGAGGTGGCTGGGGAGGCTGGGGGAACTGGAAGAGGCTGGCTCCGAGACTACGTCGACAGGCTAACCTCATCAGCGTCGTCATCGTTCTCATCGCTCCGGTTCTCCAGCCGCCGCTTCGACGGctccggcgccggcgccggagCACGGCGAGAGAGCTGGGACTTGGACGCTGGGGACGATGGCAGTTACTACTACTCATCGTTCTACAAATGGCTTGTAGGGGCAACATCGTAA
- the LOC120278942 gene encoding LOW QUALITY PROTEIN: probable dolichyl pyrophosphate Glc1Man9GlcNAc2 alpha-1,3-glucosyltransferase (The sequence of the model RefSeq protein was modified relative to this genomic sequence to represent the inferred CDS: deleted 2 bases in 1 codon): MSDLPWFFAVVACLKLLLIPCYHSTDFEVHRHWLALTSSLPLHQWYSDLSSPWTLDYPPLFAFFEYLLSLPASFFDPSITNLHSHNLSSPSAVLFLRLSVSFSDLILLLAANLLSAPFPPLRRRITLLLLIWSPALLIVDHVHFQYNGYLLGIFLLSLALLAQGRDLLGGIVFAAVLCSKHLFLVAAPVYFVYLLRHYCRGGLWTGTRRLLTMGVAVAAVFAAAFGPFVYYGQIQQVFRRLFPFGRGLTHAYWAPNFWVFYIILDKGLAFILAKFGFSIPTPKASFTGGLVGESSPFAVLPQVTPVVTFLLVLLAMSPCLVKAFFNPQPKHIVRWVSYACACGFMFGWHVHEKASLHFVIPLGIIATNSLDDARHYFLLSIVSCYSMFPLLFEPQEYPIKVLLLVIHAMFMWMGFSTYFSQRTNTKGTKKAMTQRTCKGSELIGYVGICYLSSLVLIEIWGQFLHPYILGNRLPFLPLMLVSIHCAVGMMYSWAWQLRQILRYT; encoded by the exons ATGTCTGACCTCCCATGGTTCTTCGCCGTGGTGGCTTGCTTGAAGCTCCTCCTCATTCCCTGCTACCACAGCACTGACTTCGAGGTCCACCGCCATTGGCTTGCCCTCACCTCGTCGCTCCCACTCCATCAATGGTACTCCGATCTCTCCAGCCCTTGGACCCTCGACTACCCCCCTCTCTTCGCCTTCTTCGAGTACCTCCTCTCCCTTCCCGCCTCCTTCTTCGATCCATCCATCACCAATCTCCACTCCCACAATCTCTCCTCCCCCTCCGCCGTCCTTTTCCTCCGCCTCTCCGTCTCCTTCTCAGATCTTATCCTTCTACTCGCCGCCAATCTTCTCTCCGCTCCGTTTCCTCCCCTCCGCCGCCGCATCACCCTTCTCCTTCTCATCTGGTCCCCCGCGCTCCTCATCGTCGACCACGTCCATTTCCAGTACAACGGGTACCTTCTCGGTATCTTCCTGCTTTCCCTTGCCTTGCTCGCTCAGGGGAGGGATTTGCTTGGCGGGATTGTCTTTGCGGCTGTGCTTTGCTCCAAGCATTTGTTCCTCGTTGCTGCGCCAGTGTACTTCGTGTATTTACTCAGGCATTACTGCCGAGGAGGGCTCTGGACAGGGACTAGGAGGTTGCTGACCATGGGCGTTGCGGTTGCTGCTGTATTTGCGGCCGCCTTCGGGCCCTTTGTGTACTATGGTCAG ATTCAACAGGTTTTCCGTCGTTTATTTCCCTTTGGAAGGGGTTTGACTCATGCATATTGGGCTCCAAACTTTTGGGTTTTTTACATAATCCTGGACAAGGGGCTTGCTTTTATTCTGGCCAAGTTTGGTTTCTCTATTCCAACTCCTAAGGCGTCATTTACTGGTGGCCTTGTTGGTGAGTCATCACCCTTTGCGGTGCTTCCACAG GTCACGCCAGTTGTAACTTTCTTGCTGGTTTTGCTTGCTATGTCACCATGCCTTGTTAAAGCATTCTTCAATCCCCAGCCAAAGCACATTGTTAGATGGGTTTCATATGCATGCGCTTGTGGTTTTATGTTCGGGTGGCATGTCCATGAGAAAGCATCACTTCATTTTGTCATACCCCTTGGTATAATCGCAACAAACAGCTTGGATGATGCAAGGCATTACTTTTTGCTGTCAATAG TATCATGCTATTCAATGTTCCCCCTTCTGTTTGAGCCGCAGGAGTATCCGATAAAAGTTCTGCTATTAGTCATACATGCAATGTTCATGTGGATGGGTTTCTCAACCTATTTCAGTCAAAGAACAAATACCAAAGGAACGAAAAAGGCAATGACCCAAAGGACC TGCAAGGGAAGTGAACTAATAGGATATGTCGGAATTTGTTATCTCTCGAGTTTGGTACTGATCGAAATCTGGGGTCAGTTTTTACATCCATACATTCTCGGAAACAGACTTCCCTTCCTACCTCTGATGCTGGTCTCAATACATTGCGCTGTTGGAATGATGTATTCTTGGGCATGGCAACTTAGACAGATCCTGAGATAcacttga
- the LOC120278944 gene encoding ATP synthase subunit delta', mitochondrial: MFRHASRLLIRAAAGEGGAHGRTAAVASSRAFSSEVPAAPVQDPAFIEAWKKVAPNIEPPKTPLEFLKPRPPTPSTIPSKLTVNFVLPYQSEISSKEVDMVIIPATTGQMGVLPGHVATIAELKPGLLSVHEGTEVTKYFVSSGFAFIHANSFTDIVAIEAVPIDRIDPDLVQKGLTEFTQKLSSATTDLEKAEAQIGVDVHSAMNAALSG; the protein is encoded by the exons ATGTTCCGCCACGCATCTCGCTTGCTGATCCGAGCCGCTGCCGGAGAAGGTGGCGCCCATGGCCGGACGGCTGCCGTGGCATCCTCCAGGGCCTTCTCGAGTGAGGTCCCGGCAGCGCCGGTGCAGGACCCGGCGTTTATTGAGGCTTGGAAGAAGGTGGCTCCCAACATTGAACCTCCTAAGACTCCGCTCGAATTCTTGAAGCCTCGTCCTCCGACGCCTTCAACGATCCCCTCTAAGCTCACCGTCAACTTCGTTCTTCCCTACCAGTCCGAGATCTCCAGCAAGGAG gtTGATATGGTCATCATACCAGCTACAACTGGGCAAATGGGTGTTCTTCCAGGACATGTTGCCACAATAGCAGAGCTCAAGCCCGGGCTTCTCTCCGTCCACGAGGGGACTGAAGTGACCAAGTACTTTGTGAGCAGTGGCTTTGCTTTCATCCATGCAAACTCTTTTACAGATATTGTGGCCATTGAGGCCGTCCCCATTGACCGCATTGATCCCGACCTGGTCCAGAAGGGGCTCACAGAGTTCACCCAGAAGCTCAGCTCAGCCACAACCGATTTGGAGAAAGCCGAGGCTCAGATCGGTGTTGATGTTCACAGTGCAATGAATGCCGCCTTGTCTGGATGA
- the LOC120278426 gene encoding uncharacterized protein LOC120278426 isoform X1, with the protein MATSSPVPSNKSADSVVATSTTSNGNTTPQRSLMFEMPKQNLRGMNKPKCIKCGNVARSRCPFQSCKNCCAKAQNPCHIHVLKTNGTLPDKAPNSTSPASEAPSADLPSTGASWRLNSLRQLSTTFVNTLRVRKPLSRKDAININKWRFSRLKQYNDGEIEAENEAFERYMENVRLLEETFHTGELVKSEELITSETDSSAEKVQKLISEIKVKLKSNAERAESIRKRVRNLVDQKLGNLQSAGLVDDENFSGTDDLDGDNVAKRAKIEKWRVERTVAVDALIDKLNKARSEDDLKSCLETKQLLFNQTKNMDDLLSHLCSHSLCNKTYTAVDVNQDSLANVNAEFSALDQVAEL; encoded by the exons ATGGCTACTTCATCTCCTGTCCCGAGTAATAAGAGTGCTGACTCTGTGGTTGCTACTAGTACAACCTCCAATGGCAACACAACTCCTCAAAGGTCACTTATGTTTGAAATGCCAAAGCAAAACCTCCGTGGAATGAACAAGCCTAAGTGTATCAAATGTGGCAATGTCGCTCGTTCAAG GTGTCCTTTTCAATCCTGCAAGAATTGCTGTGCAAAAGCACAAAATCCATGCCATATTCATG TCTTGAAAACCAATGGTACTTTACCGGACAAGGCACCCAACTCTACCTCGCCTGCATCGGAAGCTCCATCTGCTGATTTGCCTTCTACAGG GGCTTCTTGGAGGCTTAATTCCCTTAGGCAGCTTTCGACCACCTTTGTCAATACCCTTCGAGTTCGGAAACCTCTTTCACGAAAG GATgctataaatataaacaagtgGAGATTTTCAAGGTTGAAGCAATACAATGATGgagaaatcgaggctgaaaatGAAGCTTTTGAAAGATACATGGAGAATGTGAGGTTGTTGGAGGAAACATTCCATACGGGAGAACTGGTGAAATCAGAAGAACTAATCACGTCAGAAACTGATTCTTCTGCTGAGAAAGTTCAGAAGTTGATTTCTGAGATAAAAGTGAAACTAAAATCAAATGCTGAACGAGCAGAAAGCATCCGGAAGAGAGTTCGGAATCTTGTGGATCAGAAATTGGGGAACTTGCAGTCTGCAGGGCTTGTGGACGATGAGAACTTTTCAGGCACTGATGATCTTGATGGCGACAATGTCGCAAAACGAGCAAAGATAGAAAAATGGCGAGTTGAAAGGACTGTGGCAGTGGATGCATTAATCGATAAATTGAACAAAGCCCGAAGTGAGGATGACTTGAAATCATGTTTGGAAACAAAGCAGCTGTTgtttaatcaaacaaaaaacatgGATGATCTTCTTTCTCATTTATGTTCTCATTCACTGTGCAACAAGACATACACCGCTGTCGATGTAAACCAAGACTCTCTAGCTAATGTCAATGCCGAATTCTCCGCACTCGATCAAGTTGCAGAACTATGA
- the LOC120278426 gene encoding uncharacterized protein LOC120278426 isoform X2: protein MSLVQVLKTNGTLPDKAPNSTSPASEAPSADLPSTGASWRLNSLRQLSTTFVNTLRVRKPLSRKDAININKWRFSRLKQYNDGEIEAENEAFERYMENVRLLEETFHTGELVKSEELITSETDSSAEKVQKLISEIKVKLKSNAERAESIRKRVRNLVDQKLGNLQSAGLVDDENFSGTDDLDGDNVAKRAKIEKWRVERTVAVDALIDKLNKARSEDDLKSCLETKQLLFNQTKNMDDLLSHLCSHSLCNKTYTAVDVNQDSLANVNAEFSALDQVAEL from the exons ATGTCGCTCGTTCAAG TCTTGAAAACCAATGGTACTTTACCGGACAAGGCACCCAACTCTACCTCGCCTGCATCGGAAGCTCCATCTGCTGATTTGCCTTCTACAGG GGCTTCTTGGAGGCTTAATTCCCTTAGGCAGCTTTCGACCACCTTTGTCAATACCCTTCGAGTTCGGAAACCTCTTTCACGAAAG GATgctataaatataaacaagtgGAGATTTTCAAGGTTGAAGCAATACAATGATGgagaaatcgaggctgaaaatGAAGCTTTTGAAAGATACATGGAGAATGTGAGGTTGTTGGAGGAAACATTCCATACGGGAGAACTGGTGAAATCAGAAGAACTAATCACGTCAGAAACTGATTCTTCTGCTGAGAAAGTTCAGAAGTTGATTTCTGAGATAAAAGTGAAACTAAAATCAAATGCTGAACGAGCAGAAAGCATCCGGAAGAGAGTTCGGAATCTTGTGGATCAGAAATTGGGGAACTTGCAGTCTGCAGGGCTTGTGGACGATGAGAACTTTTCAGGCACTGATGATCTTGATGGCGACAATGTCGCAAAACGAGCAAAGATAGAAAAATGGCGAGTTGAAAGGACTGTGGCAGTGGATGCATTAATCGATAAATTGAACAAAGCCCGAAGTGAGGATGACTTGAAATCATGTTTGGAAACAAAGCAGCTGTTgtttaatcaaacaaaaaacatgGATGATCTTCTTTCTCATTTATGTTCTCATTCACTGTGCAACAAGACATACACCGCTGTCGATGTAAACCAAGACTCTCTAGCTAATGTCAATGCCGAATTCTCCGCACTCGATCAAGTTGCAGAACTATGA